The Lolium rigidum isolate FL_2022 chromosome 1, APGP_CSIRO_Lrig_0.1, whole genome shotgun sequence region GAGCGTCGATCTTCTTCTCCGTTCtcccctccgaccaccggagaagaagaggaaggaagagagATCCTACATCGGTAGAGATCCATGCGGCCAGATCTCCTCCACCGCTCGCACTACTGAGCATCAAGCCCCCTATCGGCATAAAGCCACTAATCGTATCTACTCTATATACTCCAGCGCCTCCCCTCCACCCATCTCGACCGGCGGCGCCGACGAGATTGGCTTTGGTTCGGCCTGGCCCTTCGAGGAGACTCTCACCTACTAGGGGAGAGAGAACGGGGGTGGGGGGATGAGagccgtaagagcatctccactcgtctccccgagaagccccccCACGAGCCATTTTTTACAGCCGGACGGCGAAATccggcccagtcgcgtccccggttcctcgatttcgtccggatttgggcctaaattcatccggcgatcccacgccatccccgcccccccggggagcgctcggggactccggatggagcaaaaccaaccgcccacgcccacgtgtctcctctttcgtccggactctccgggccatcctctttttccccgagaaacgccgcttggggagcacacgactggaaatatactgcccctcatgccaaaaattgatccaatccggacgaaaatttcgccggatttgggcgtggggagcgccaacgagtggggatgctctaagagcaattccaatagtatagccaactgttggctataacaagatgtcatatcatttgtagtcatcatatagctaacatgtacaatagttggctataaaaatgtagtactttactaatatatggcccacctttcactctcacaaggtgcctaggagcacgtgcaagagctggctattgcatagtagcccacctcccttctctctcctcttctctctcctccaactcatctaaaatatattatttaatgtcttatagtcagctgactggactctattgtacttgctctaacacGGAGTACTTGGTGGTGTCGTCCTAGCTACCAATCTTTTTTcatcagaaaaagaaaaatattattcttcgagtcgtcgccgccgccgccaccgccgccgcaatGCTCCGCCGCCAAAACCGGCTGCTCTCACTCCTACGCAACGGCAGCGCTCTCCCTCTCCTCACCTGCACCAACACCTCCCTCCGCCGCCACTTCTCCGCTACCGCATCCACCTCACCTTTCGCCGCCGAGGACTACCTCGTCGCCGCCTGCGGTCTCACCCGAGCGCAGGCACTCAAGGCATCCAAGGAACTCTCGCACCTCAGGTCCCCCTCCAACAGCGACGCGGTGCTCTCCTTCCTCTCGGGCCTCGGCCTCTCCAGCTCCGACGTCGCCGCCATCGTCTCCGCCGACCCCAAGTTCCTCTGCTCCAATGTGGACAAGATCCTTGCCCCCCGCGTCGCCAAgctccgcgacctcggcctctcgCGCCCACAGATCGCGCGCTTCGTTTCCATCGGCGCCCCCGTGCTCCGCTCCTGCGACGTCGCCAGCAGGCTCCGGTTCTGGATCCCGTTGTTCGGCTCCTTCGACAAGTTCATCCAGTCTGCCTCGAGGGGGGCTCTAGGAGGTGCTGCCATCCTAAGGCGTGACATTGACAAAGTAGTcaagcccaacattgccctgcttCTGCGGTGcgggctaagggcatctccaaccgagcgacccaaacggacgcgctgggccgtccgttttgggccgtttgcgtgcccgagcggacgcgtggACGGAGCCccgtgtccgcgcgtccgtttgggtcgcgcgctgcacccaacgcggcagat contains the following coding sequences:
- the LOC124708693 gene encoding uncharacterized protein LOC124708693, translating into MLRRQNRLLSLLRNGSALPLLTCTNTSLRRHFSATASTSPFAAEDYLVAACGLTRAQALKASKELSHLRSPSNSDAVLSFLSGLGLSSSDVAAIVSADPKFLCSNVDKILAPRVAKLRDLGLSRPQIARFVSIGAPVLRSCDVASRLRFWIPLFGSFDKFIQSASRGALGGAAILRRDIDKVVKPNIALLLRCGLRKS